One genomic segment of Maridesulfovibrio ferrireducens includes these proteins:
- a CDS encoding ABC transporter ATP-binding protein → MIFELRDVHARYGKTKTLNGVSLSLKSKEVVCLLGPNGAGKSTLFKGALGFIPFTHGQTLCNGEDLSRWSRAKIAQTIGYIPQSHIPTFQYKAINMVLMGRTAHLGPFATPSAKDMILAEEAMEKMNISHLRNTLYTEMSGGQRQLILIARALAQSPKFLIMDEPTNNLDFGNQVLVLRHIQALAEDGLGVIMASHYPDHAFQYASKVVLIKGGKIVGSGTPEETATEEQLNALYNVKINIADAYLKDSQNSIKVCIPAVYNSLTSHSCFTE, encoded by the coding sequence ATGATCTTTGAATTACGTGATGTACATGCTCGGTATGGAAAAACAAAGACATTAAACGGAGTTTCCCTTTCCTTGAAAAGCAAAGAGGTTGTCTGTCTTTTAGGGCCTAATGGAGCCGGAAAATCAACATTGTTCAAGGGGGCTCTGGGATTTATTCCTTTCACTCACGGACAGACTTTATGCAACGGAGAAGATCTTTCCCGTTGGTCGCGTGCCAAAATTGCCCAAACTATAGGATATATTCCTCAAAGTCATATCCCAACATTTCAGTACAAAGCTATCAACATGGTTTTAATGGGCAGAACTGCTCATCTCGGACCGTTCGCAACCCCTTCAGCAAAGGATATGATTTTGGCCGAAGAGGCTATGGAAAAGATGAACATCTCTCATCTGAGGAATACTCTTTATACGGAAATGAGTGGGGGGCAACGCCAGCTTATACTGATTGCACGGGCTCTTGCCCAGAGTCCAAAATTTTTAATTATGGATGAACCTACTAATAATCTGGATTTCGGCAATCAGGTTCTCGTTTTGCGTCATATTCAGGCTCTGGCTGAAGATGGATTAGGTGTAATAATGGCTTCACATTATCCAGACCATGCATTTCAGTATGCAAGCAAAGTTGTCCTCATTAAAGGTGGAAAGATAGTTGGCTCCGGTACTCCGGAAGAAACTGCTACGGAAGAACAACTGAATGCTCTTTACAATGTAAAAATAAATATAGCTGATGCTTATTTGAAAGACAGTCAGAACTCTATCAAGGTTTGTATCCCTGCTGTTTATAACTCTTTAACTTCGCATTCATGCTTTACGGAGTAA
- a CDS encoding ABC transporter substrate-binding protein, which translates to MLLFKNRFVKFISLFSILLCSFCGTFAFAAQTTVTDAVNRVVTVPESVEKILITCYGGVTNQIVVLGAEDKIVGQPSMKLFPQLLKMRPKLRAIPDAGKFDNINIEEIISLNPDMVFAGIISQKGNKKIEEVGFPLVTMFIGKARVNVMKDEFIRTGLILGKQEKAKALVAYWNEKLELVRKRVQTIPLNKRLRVYYTSSDILHTEGRAWWTQDLLTMAGAVNVAESIDQAREATMEKLIEWNPDVIVACRLLGKKNRVENVLNNPQLKDIKAVENKRVYEFPIGAFWWNRPSPEAPLGVLWLTKTLYPELMADIDMKKETKYFFKTFFDYELSDVEYESFING; encoded by the coding sequence ATGCTTTTATTTAAAAATCGATTCGTCAAGTTTATATCCTTATTTTCAATTTTATTATGTTCTTTTTGTGGAACCTTTGCATTTGCAGCTCAAACAACTGTTACAGATGCGGTAAATAGAGTTGTAACAGTTCCTGAATCTGTCGAAAAGATTCTTATTACTTGTTACGGAGGCGTAACTAACCAAATTGTGGTCCTTGGTGCTGAAGACAAAATAGTAGGTCAGCCTTCTATGAAACTATTTCCACAGTTATTAAAAATGCGTCCAAAACTTAGAGCAATTCCCGATGCAGGAAAATTTGATAATATTAATATTGAAGAAATAATCTCACTTAATCCCGATATGGTTTTTGCGGGAATTATTTCCCAAAAAGGTAATAAAAAAATTGAGGAAGTCGGATTTCCTTTGGTCACGATGTTTATAGGCAAGGCCCGGGTTAATGTAATGAAAGATGAATTTATCAGAACCGGTCTTATTCTGGGTAAACAGGAAAAAGCTAAAGCTCTTGTTGCTTACTGGAATGAGAAACTTGAACTGGTACGAAAGCGGGTTCAAACAATTCCTCTGAATAAAAGACTAAGAGTTTATTATACTAGCTCCGATATTCTGCATACCGAAGGACGAGCCTGGTGGACTCAGGATTTATTGACCATGGCTGGCGCTGTAAATGTTGCTGAAAGTATTGATCAAGCTAGAGAAGCAACTATGGAAAAATTAATAGAATGGAATCCGGACGTCATAGTTGCATGCCGGTTGCTTGGGAAGAAAAACAGAGTTGAAAATGTATTAAATAATCCGCAACTCAAGGATATTAAAGCCGTTGAGAACAAACGGGTTTATGAATTTCCTATCGGGGCATTTTGGTGGAACAGACCTTCTCCCGAAGCTCCTTTGGGAGTTCTCTGGCTGACCAAAACACTTTACCCGGAGCTTATGGCTGACATTGATATGAAAAAAGAGACTAAATATTTTTTCAAAACTTTCTTCGACTACGAACTTAGTGATGTTGAATATGAGTCCTTTATAAATGGCTAA
- a CDS encoding methyltransferase dimerization domain-containing protein: MSTPIPILRDLCVPETASSLEDILNGFRAHQVLKAACELGVFELLSKGQSFEREEIVKRVGINGMFIRSFLLSLMEIGLINEKDEKYSNSDMAETFLVQSSPLYQGGWIEQDTGKDSRWNDLTEHLKKDKPESYAFDQAPKTDFIKALGQRSLRGELQGVAHEVVSWDKFSEARNVLDLGGGHGLYAIALCQVNTDLQGVIFDKPHVIPETNVFIENYEMSNRLRAQGGDIDTDDIGEGYDIVLASHVLYKFRKNMPEFFRKIRQALKPNGLLVLNHWFCSPGCIPTDGLLEMDKAFLSFGHPLCYIEKFNGLLKDCGFRVISTKDIPGTFGTSNLHLALKTEAVPDFLQPESVPCCSPR, encoded by the coding sequence ATGTCCACCCCAATCCCGATCCTTCGCGATCTATGTGTGCCCGAAACCGCTTCCAGTCTAGAAGATATTCTTAATGGATTTAGGGCTCACCAGGTTTTGAAAGCAGCATGTGAACTCGGAGTTTTTGAGCTTCTCAGTAAAGGCCAGTCCTTTGAGCGTGAGGAAATTGTTAAACGCGTTGGTATCAACGGGATGTTTATCCGCAGTTTTTTACTTTCTCTTATGGAAATAGGCCTTATAAACGAAAAAGATGAGAAATATTCTAATTCTGATATGGCAGAAACTTTTCTTGTTCAAAGCAGTCCTCTCTACCAAGGGGGCTGGATTGAACAAGACACCGGTAAAGATTCACGCTGGAATGATCTTACCGAACATTTAAAAAAAGATAAGCCGGAATCTTATGCCTTTGATCAAGCTCCCAAAACTGATTTTATTAAAGCCTTGGGACAACGTTCCTTAAGAGGGGAATTGCAAGGTGTGGCTCATGAAGTTGTTTCTTGGGATAAATTTTCAGAAGCCCGTAATGTTCTGGACCTTGGAGGGGGGCATGGGCTTTATGCCATTGCCTTGTGTCAGGTGAATACTGATTTACAAGGGGTTATTTTCGATAAGCCTCATGTCATACCCGAGACAAATGTTTTTATTGAGAATTACGAGATGTCTAATCGGCTTAGAGCTCAGGGAGGCGATATTGATACCGATGATATCGGAGAAGGTTATGATATAGTATTAGCTTCACATGTTCTTTATAAATTTCGTAAGAATATGCCTGAATTTTTTAGAAAAATTAGGCAAGCTCTTAAACCCAACGGACTGCTGGTTTTAAATCATTGGTTTTGTTCGCCGGGATGTATTCCAACCGATGGGCTGTTAGAAATGGACAAGGCTTTTTTAAGTTTCGGTCATCCGCTTTGTTACATTGAAAAGTTTAATGGACTGCTCAAGGATTGTGGTTTCAGAGTTATTTCCACAAAAGATATTCCCGGAACATTTGGGACGTCAAACCTTCATCTTGCCTTAAAAACAGAAGCTGTGCCCGATTTTTTGCAACCCGAATCAGTTCCTTGTTGCTCTCCTCGTTAA
- a CDS encoding DUF364 domain-containing protein, with the protein MTPNSDKNSGILQETIQSIKNKLGTRLDGIAIEKIVIGVFFMGVKLNNGHGGLCFTPIKTIPEAVCCPSSAKAMPNSGKIAGTPVSKILDRMFSGNAMKRSIGIAVMNALSNTIWEEQGSNGYIIQKNVDPLDNYVYPEGGKAVVVGALVPYLKMLKNENRDFSILEKDIATLKPDELLHHVPEERSHEKVAEADLLIITGTTLINDTLEGLLDAAKPTADIIVVGPTASMLPEAFFDRGVTSVGGVMATDPDRLLDVIGEAGSGYHFFGKSADKVVIKKV; encoded by the coding sequence ATGACCCCCAATTCAGATAAAAATAGTGGGATTTTACAGGAAACAATACAGAGTATCAAAAATAAACTTGGTACTCGATTGGATGGCATAGCCATAGAAAAAATAGTTATTGGTGTTTTTTTTATGGGTGTGAAACTTAATAACGGTCATGGAGGATTGTGTTTTACTCCAATCAAAACTATCCCCGAAGCCGTATGCTGTCCCAGTTCTGCCAAAGCAATGCCTAACTCCGGAAAAATAGCAGGAACACCTGTATCCAAAATTCTTGACCGCATGTTCAGCGGCAATGCTATGAAGCGTTCTATTGGAATTGCAGTCATGAATGCCTTGTCGAATACAATATGGGAAGAACAAGGCTCAAATGGATATATAATTCAAAAGAACGTCGATCCCCTTGATAATTATGTCTATCCTGAAGGCGGTAAAGCCGTAGTTGTCGGAGCTCTTGTTCCATATTTGAAGATGCTCAAGAATGAAAACAGAGACTTTTCAATCCTTGAGAAAGATATAGCAACGCTTAAACCTGACGAGCTGCTTCACCATGTCCCAGAGGAAAGATCACATGAAAAAGTTGCTGAAGCCGATCTATTAATAATTACCGGGACAACTCTTATTAATGATACGCTGGAAGGATTGCTTGATGCTGCCAAACCAACTGCGGATATCATTGTTGTAGGACCTACAGCCAGTATGCTGCCGGAGGCTTTTTTTGACCGGGGTGTGACCTCTGTAGGAGGAGTTATGGCAACTGATCCTGATCGTCTTTTGGATGTTATCGGAGAGGCCGGATCTGGATATCATTTCTTTGGAAAATCTGCAGATAAGGTTGTTATCAAAAAAGTATAA
- a CDS encoding zincin-like metallopeptidase domain-containing protein, producing MSKPPLRFSNVFHASQIEGIPEWEDREISWNPDERAESILQNSGASITHDQRNRAFYGLSTDEIHLPPHAAFESSDKYYSTALHELGHWTGHKSRLDREFGPFGSEIYAKE from the coding sequence TTGTCAAAACCGCCCCTGCGCTTTTCCAATGTATTCCACGCCAGCCAGATTGAAGGAATACCAGAATGGGAAGACCGGGAAATATCATGGAATCCAGACGAACGAGCTGAATCCATTCTGCAAAATTCCGGTGCAAGTATCACTCATGACCAGCGCAACCGGGCCTTTTACGGGCTATCAACCGACGAGATTCACCTCCCGCCGCATGCGGCCTTTGAAAGCTCCGATAAGTATTACAGCACAGCTTTACACGAACTCGGACACTGGACAGGCCACAAGTCAAGACTGGACCGTGAATTCGGACCTTTCGGCTCAGAAATATATGCCAAGGAATAA